The Mucilaginibacter sp. PAMB04168 genome contains the following window.
GGGCATTAAAGATCCGATCGGGATGTCGGGTGTTAGGCTTGAGGCAAATTTCCATATCATATCAGGTCAGGTTACCGCAATTAAAAACATTGTAAAATGTGTAACCAAAGCACAGTTAGAAAGCCAGGAGCTGATACTGGAGCCATTGGCCTCTTCAGAATCGGTATTGAGCGATGAGGAAAAAGAAGCAGGTGTAGTGCTGGTTGATATTGGTGGTGGTACAACCGACGTGGCTATTTTTCACGAAGGTATCATTCGTCATACCGCAGTTATTCCTTTTGGCGGTAACAGCATCACCGAGGATATTCGCGAAGGCTGTTCTGTTATGCGCAATATTGCTGAGCAACTGAAAGTAAGATTTGGTTCGGCCCTGGCAGACGAGAACAAAGAAAACGAAATTGTATGCGTACCGGGTTTGCGCGGTAGGGAAGCGAAAGAAATTTCGGTAAAAAACCTGGCGTACATCATCCAGGCCCGTATTGAGGAAATTATTGAGCACGTATACTACGAAATCAAATCATCTGGTTACGAAAAGAAACTGATTGCCGGTATTGTAATAACCGGTGGTGGTGCACAGCTAAAGCACTTATCGCAACTGGTGGAATATGTTACCGGTTTAGATTGCCGTATTGGTTACCCCAATGAGCACCTGGCCAAAAATGAAGTATTGCCAAAGGGTACTTATGAAGAGCTGCAAAGCCCAACATTTGCTACCGGTATTGGTTTGCTTATAAAAGGTATTCAAAAAATGGAGTACAACAACCAGGCGGTTACCTTGCCTGCAGCCAAAGTTGAAAAAGCCAAATACACCGATGAGCGCAAGTTTGGTTTACTGGGCAAAATTTTGGAAACAGGCAAAAAGTTCATTAAAGACGATATTAAAGACGAGGATTTTTTGAAATAATTAGCAGGTGATATTTTATTAATAAACTGTTAAAAGTTGACAAGATATCATCAAAAAAAGTCTTAATATTACATAACATAAAATAGCATATCCATCGATTCACATATCCCTGAAAATTAGTATCATGCAGTTCGAGATGTTAAAAGAAAAATCGTCAATCATCAAAGTTGTTGGTGTTGGCGGTGGCGGCGGTAACGCGGTAAACCACATGTACAAGCAAGGTATTACCGGCGTTGACTTCATAATTTGTAACACAGATGCGCAGGCGCTTGAGCTTAGCCCTATACCTAACAAGGTACAATTAGGTGCAAGTTTAACAGAGGGTATGGGTGCCGGTTCAATTCCGGAAGTAGGTAAAAACTCGGCTATTGAAAACATTGAGGATGTGAAGCAAATGCTGGGCAGCAATACCAAAATGCTGTTTATTACCGCAGGTATGGGTGGTGGTACCGGTACAGGTGCAAGCCCAATTATTGCAAAAGCAGCCCGCGAAATGGATATTTTAACCGTGGGTATCATAACTACGCCGTTCTCTTTTGAGGGTAAGCGTCGTAAAATGCAGGCCGAAGAGGGTTTGGAAGAACTGAAAAAGTATGTGGATTCTTTTTTGGTGATCTCAAACGATAAAATGCGTCAGATCTTTGGTAATCTTACCTTAGGATCGGCATTTGCTCAGGCTGATGATATTTTAACTACTGCCGCCAAAGGCATAGCTGAAATTATTACACACCCCGGCTATATCAACGTTGATTTTAAAGACGTGCGTACCGTAATGAAAGATAGCGGTGTGGCCATCATGGGTAGTTATGCTGCCGATGGTGATAACCGTGCCTCACGTGCGGTTGAAGGAGCCCTGTCATCACCGTTGTTAAAAGATAACCAGATTGAAGGTGCCCGCTACATCCTGTTAAACATCAGCTCGGGTACTGAGCAGGAGGTTACTATGGACGAGGTGAGCATTATTACCGATTACATACAAGAAGAAGCCGGTTTAGCAGCCGACCTGATTTGGGGTAACTGTATAGACGAAAGCCTGGGTAACAAAATTTCGGTTACCATCATAGCAACCGGTTTCCAAACCAAAGACGAGCGCGAGAAAGAGCAAAGCAACAAAAAGGTGGTATCCATGCTGATGCCCGAAAATACACCACTGGTAAAACCGGTCAACGAGTTTGTTAAGCCTTCGGTTAAAGAGGATGTAACGGCTAAAGTGGTTACGTCACAGCAAAAGCAAAACAATCTGTTTGATTTGTTGGCACATAACGAAGAGGAGCAAGGTGTGGTACGCCATAACCTGATGGATGAGGAGCCTGAAGAAGCTCCGGAACCAGAAGAAAATGGCCTTGTATTTAAAGTTACCGAAACGGTAATGAACTTTGAGCCTTTGCCACAGCCAGCCCCGGTACAACCTGAGCCAGAACCAACACCTGCACCCATGGTAAGCGCTGATGAAAGCAAAACCAATGAGTCTATAGAAGAGCAGTTGCGTAAATCGCGCGAGCGCATTATGCGACTGAAGGACCTGAGCATGAAGTTGCGCAACGGCAACATCCAGGAGCTGGAAAACGTACCGGCCTACAAGCGTAAAGAAATTTCGCTGCAGCAAACACCGGCTTCTAACGAAAGCTCTATCTCTAAGTTCTCCCTGTCTGAAAACGACGGTAACCCGGAGATTCGCAAGAACAACTCGTTTTTGCACGATAATGTAGACTAAGCGAAATTCATCTGCATAAAAAAAAGCCCTTGCGTAAGCAAGGGCTTTTTTTTATGTTAGTCTGTCGGTAATAAAGCTGATATACCATAAATGAACATTAAGGAAACTGAAGAAGTATTGCACTGTACTGGCTGCGGCGCTAAGCTTATTTACAATTTTGCAACGCATGCCAACAAGTGTGAGTATTGTGGCAATGCTTATAAAATTAAAGCCGGTAAAAAGCCAGTCAGCGCAGGCTCTAAAACCTCAAATGCGGGCTGCATTCCCTTTAAGCGAGACATAACCGAGGTTAAAAGCAAATTATTGCATTGGATAATTGAGGGTGACCAAACGCCTACTGATATATTATCTGCCGATTTTGAGTTGGAGAAGGCTTATTTTCCACTATGGTATTTCGAAGGGAAATACAAGGGCCATTTTAATGCATTAAACAAAAAAGGAAAAGTTGATGGGGCCGACCAGCCTTTAAGCGGAGCATTCTCGATATACGCTTATGGCGGTAAAGCTGAAGAAGATGGAAGCGTAATAAGTAACTTTGTAACATCAATCGATAAAAGTCTAATTGTTCCATTTGACGACGTTGAAACTGACGGCGTAACATTAAACAAAATTGCTGATCGTAATTCCTGTTGGAACACCTATGGCAACTTAAGTGTGGCAAACAGTGTATACGTTCAGTTAAGCAACCAATACGGTAAAGATTCAAGTTTGTTTAAGCATTACTTAACCTACGAGTTGGAGGCGGCTAACGCTTTTTATCTGCCATGCTGGTCTCTGTCCTGCATGTACGGCGATACTTTTTATGATGTTTACATGGACGATATTTCTGGCAAAATAATAGGAGAGAGACCCGTTGAACAGTATATGGAGCCACCTTTGCGAGCAGCCATTTTTAAAAAATATGCTCTGGTTGGCTTAGGGCTTTGGTTTGGCATGCTTATAGTTCGCGCGTTTTTAGCAGCTGTAGTAGGCGGGCACTTTAATCCTTATGACAATTATTACAATAATATTCTTTTTAGCGAAGGTGCAGGTTTATACTGGCTGTTAAGAGGAGCCCTGTTTTTACTGGTACTCCCTGCAGTTATGGCAATTATCTTTTACCCAAACATGGTAAATAAATTTTATAGAAAAAGAAAAGAGACAAGAATTAAAGATTTGGATTTAATACTGACCGGAAGAAAGCCCGAGGTTTTCTAATTACCGACTGTAAAAGCGCTTTTGAATGTGATGGTCACAACTGTACCTTTTTGCATTGTTCTGCAAAAAGGAACAGTTGTTGGAAAAACTTCCAGTCTATCGACGGCCATGCCTTACAATTTTAGCCTACAGCTTTGCAATAGCTACCCCCACTTTTCGTCATCATTTGCCCATTTATTGCGGCGCAAATCAAATGATTCTGCATCATCATGCATCATTAGGTAAACGGGCTTTGTCAAGCCGGAGTTGTCAACTTTTGCCCAGCATTGTATGAACCAGTTTATAAACAGGTCTTTTTGCTTTTCGTAAAAATCATCTATTTCCTGGTCGCTTAAATCATAACTGTCATAGTCCAGGTCATAGTCATAGCCACTCAGCACTCCGTCGGGGTAACTGGCCAAAAGAGGTTTAAATCCTAACTGTGTTTCATCCTGATCCATAAGGTAAACAACAGGCCTGTATCCGTCCGCAAAAATTTCAATATCAATTAGGTATATGTCGTTAGGTGTGTGGTGTTTGTACAGGCTATAATCGCCTCTGGCCACACTATTCAAATCGGTTACAAGTTCTTGGCTTATGGTCTCCAGATGTTGTTGGGTTAATTGCAATACTTCCTGAATGTGAGTTTTCATAATAAGGTCGTGTTGATACTTTAAAGCAAAATACAGATTTTTAATGTTAACACTGTATGCTTTGTATTTATCTAAGCCACAGTTTTTTCAAGTGTTAGCATCATACTATTCAATTAATCACGTATGGCAAATCTCAATAATGCCAATTAAAGATGGCTATTTAACACAAGTAATTAGTTATAAGCTATTATAATAAGTTATAACGATTGCTACCCTGCACTTTTAGCACTATATTTGCGTAGATATTTAACGATTAGAGATACGCATTTTGGATTTATTTGACAAGATATCGAAAAACTTAGGTGGTCCTATTGGGATGCACCAGAAATGGTCGCACGGTTATTTCTCGTTCCCCAAACTGGAGGGCGAAATATCGGCACATATGAATTTTAATGGCAAAGAGCACCTGGTTTGGAGCCTGAACAATTACCTGGGTTTGGCCAATCATCCGGAGGTTCGTAAAGCTGATGCGCAAGCTGCCGCTGACTATGGGATGGCTTACCCGATGGGTGCCCGCATGATGTCTGGCAATACCAAAGAGCACGAATCATTAGAGCAAGGACTGGCCGAATTTGTAGGCATGGAAGCTGGCTTCTTACTTAACTACGGTTACCAGGGCATGGTATCTATTATTGATACACTGGTTGACCGTAATGATGTGATAGTGTACGATGCCGAATCACACGCCTGTATTATTGATGGCGTACGCCTGCACATGGGCAAGCGTTATGTATACCAGCATAATGATATCGAAAGCTTTGAAAAGCAACTGGAGCGTGCCACCAAGCTAACTGAACAAACAGGTGGCGGCATACTGGTGATTACCGAAGGTGTTTTTGGTATGTCGGGCGCGCAGGGCAAGTTGAAAGAGATTGTAGCATTAAAAGATAAATACAACTTCCGTTTGCTGATTGACGATGCACACGGTTTCGGTACCATGGGCCCAACTGGTGCAGGTACACATGAGGAGCAGGATTGTATTGAAGGTGTGGATGTATACTTTGGTACCTTCGCTAAATCGATGGCCGGTATTGGCGCTTTCGTGGCAGCCAAAGCAGATATTATTGCTTACCTGCGCTATAATATGCGTTCGCAAACGTTTGCTAAAGCATTACCTATGCCTATGGTTATTGGTTTACAAAAGCGTTTCGAACTGCTTAAATCAAAACCCGAACTGCGCGAAAAGCTTTGGACTATTGCCCATACTTTGCAAGCCGGCTTAAAAGAACGTGGATTTGATATTGGCAACACCAATACGATGGTAACACCGGTATTTTTGAAAGGTGAGTTATTGGAAGCCACAAGCCTCACCCGCGATTTGCGTGAGAACTACGGTATATTCTGTTCAATCGTCGTATATCCGGTTATTCCAAAAGGACTGATCGTGCTCCGGCTTATCCCCACTGCAACGCATTCGTTAGAAGATGTGCAGCGCACGCTTGATGCTTACAGTGAAGTAGCACAAAAGCTAAAAGAAGGGGTATACAAAGAAGATTCTATGGCGATTGCCTGATTAAATTACTATAGTAATAAAAAAGCCTTGCCATACATGCAAGGCTTTTTTTGTTACTGCTAACTGCTTACTTATTTAGCAGGTACGCCTTTGCAAACCTCAATTGTGTAATTTTAGCTTCATGCTGACGTTAAAATGGTACCAAATACGTGAAAACTTTTCAATTAATGGATTGTATTGTTACCAATTTCGAATTTATTGGATGCTATTGATAATAGAATTCAACCAAAGTGGCTGCTTAAATTAAAAAGTGCTTAAAAAGTGCTTTAAACGCACTTTTTGGGGTTTAGATATTTTTTTATTCGAAAAAACGCTTTAGATTAGCCTTAGATAAAACAATTAACCTCAATCTTTAAAGGAGTAATTCAAAATGGAAAAATTTAACGAAGTAAAAGAACTTATTGCATCATTAGAAGGCGATGCTGACAAATTTTACAACAAAGGCAACAGCGCTGCTGGTACCCGCGTACGTAAAGGAATGCAAGACCTGAAGAACTTAGCGCAAGCTATCCGTCTTGAGGTTCAAGAGTCAAAAAACAAAGCTGAAAAATAAGCGGAGTCTTTACTTAGTAAAGTATAAAAAGAGCTGGCTCACAAGCCGGCTTTTTTTATGTTTATTATTTTGTTTACAAGATCAGCACGGGTATGTTTGCCGGTTTATACAAACGTTTACATCAAACAAAAAAGCCTGCTTAGCAGGCTTTTTTGTTTGATGTTGAAAGCGGGAGACTACTTACCCCACAATACTCTTTAGTTCGGCGGCAATTTTATTTGCAACAGGTTCACTTACTTGTACCAATGGTAAGCGAAGTGCATCGCCGCAAACCCCTAACTGTTTTAAGGCCGTTTTAATACCGCCCGGGCTTCCATCGGCAAACATTAGGCGGGTAAACTCAATAAGTTCGTAGTGTCCTTGTTGTGCTGCTTTAAAGTTGCCGCTTAAACAGGTATTAACCATGGTCGACAGTTGTTTGGGTAAAGCATTGCCTATAACCGATATTAAGCCTACCGCACCCATCGCCATCATTGGCAGGGTTACCGGGTCATCGCCTGATATGAACAGAAAATCTGCCGGCTTATCGCGCATGATCTGGTTAAACTGATCAAAGTTGCCCGACGCTTCTTTTGTGCCTATAATGTTCTTGAAATCATTGGCTAACCTAACGGTTGTTTCGGCACTTACGTTGCTGCCCGTACGACCGGGCACGTTGTAAAGTATAATAGGCAGCGCAGCGCTTTCGGCAATGGCCTTGTAGTGTTGGTATATGCCTTCCTGAGTAGGTTTGTTGTAGTAAGGACTTGCAGACAAGATAGCGTCATAGCCATTGGTATCAAACTCCTTCACGGCTTCAACAACTTCATGGGTGTTATTGCCGCCAATGCCGGCTACCAGGTTTACACGTTTATTAACTTTTTCGGCCGTAAAAGCCCATATCTTCTTCTTCTCTTCCTTATTTAAAGTGGCGCTCTCGCCGGTTGTACCTAATGATACCAGGTAGTTAATACCACCCTCAACTAGGTAATCAATTAAATTTTCAAGGCCTGCGTAATCAACCTGGCCATTGGCATCAAACGGAGTTACCATAGCTACTCCGGTTCCGTGAAACATTTCCATCTATATTATTAAAAGGGGTGCTAAGATAGCGTTTTCATAGCTACTTAAATCATAACATTCTGTAAATGTTTCATAAACCGGCAGCCGGTACCCTGTTAAACTGCATGCTATAATTTAACACCAAAACGGAACGCCGATGATTCGCGTCCACCTCCATTTAATGTGCGGCCGTACATAAATGTAAAGTTCAAATATCTTACTCCCAAGCCTACTTCTGTATAGTTTTTGAGTGCCGGTGTATGCAGGTAATTTACCTGTACCAATTCCTGTAACTTTAACTTGCGTATAAGCGGTATTTTACTCAGCACAATGCCGCCAAAGTTTTGTTCTATATGGCCTTCTGCATATTGGTTCGGCGTGCTATTGCGGTAAAAATCGAGCAATAGAAATGAGTTAACCGAATTATCAAATACTCTGGTTTGCGTACCCAAAAAATGCTTGTAATCGATGTAATACAACCTGTTGTTATTTGAAAATTTGCCTGCGGCAACATAAAATGACAGCTTGCCATACAATCCTAAATTAATATCCTGTTTAGTTAAGCTGGCCGATAGCAGGTCGAAATCTACATCAGAACCCAGCACGTTTTTTAAGCCCTTAGTATAATTAAGTGTTAATGTAGGGTATTCGGACGGCAAATAATAACGCCCGGTTGGATAGGTGACATAGCGGTTGCTAAAATTATAGCTTAGCCTGGCGCCGATTTTAAACGACTGATTTCGTTCGAACAGTGGCACCCCTTCCATTGCTGGCACAAACGGGTTGTTGGATGTGTATTGCCTGTCGCGGTAAAAAAAGCTGTAAAACGATGTGTTATCCAGCCAGCGCCTGTCGGCATACTCGGCGCTGGCCGTTGCTGTTAGCCCGCCAGCCAGCCGGTGCGACACGCTGATCGCAGCAAAATGCTTATCATACAGTTTCTGAAAGTTATTGCGGTAAAACAGACTGGAAAATGTACTGATAGATGGTGTTAATGGCTCCATGTTGTTCAAATCCACCACATCCGAACCTACGTTAACGCCAATGGTGAAGCTTTTAACCGGTATAACGGCATTAACACTTCCATGCAGCAAATGGTTACTAAAGCCATAGCGTATGCGGCCGCCGAGGCGCAGGTACTTGTTATTTAAGCTATCAATCTGCCGTGTGTAGGTAGCGCCGTAATTTATGGCAAAGCCTTCAACCGTATTATACAACATGGAACCGAGAATCCCTTGAGTGCTAAAATATGTTTTTTGGTAACGGTTGCGTATGTTTATACCCGACAATAAGAAACGTGGAACAGATACCTTGTTAAACTTACGATCTAATGAGT
Protein-coding sequences here:
- the ftsZ gene encoding cell division protein FtsZ, whose amino-acid sequence is MQFEMLKEKSSIIKVVGVGGGGGNAVNHMYKQGITGVDFIICNTDAQALELSPIPNKVQLGASLTEGMGAGSIPEVGKNSAIENIEDVKQMLGSNTKMLFITAGMGGGTGTGASPIIAKAAREMDILTVGIITTPFSFEGKRRKMQAEEGLEELKKYVDSFLVISNDKMRQIFGNLTLGSAFAQADDILTTAAKGIAEIITHPGYINVDFKDVRTVMKDSGVAIMGSYAADGDNRASRAVEGALSSPLLKDNQIEGARYILLNISSGTEQEVTMDEVSIITDYIQEEAGLAADLIWGNCIDESLGNKISVTIIATGFQTKDEREKEQSNKKVVSMLMPENTPLVKPVNEFVKPSVKEDVTAKVVTSQQKQNNLFDLLAHNEEEQGVVRHNLMDEEPEEAPEPEENGLVFKVTETVMNFEPLPQPAPVQPEPEPTPAPMVSADESKTNESIEEQLRKSRERIMRLKDLSMKLRNGNIQELENVPAYKRKEISLQQTPASNESSISKFSLSENDGNPEIRKNNSFLHDNVD
- a CDS encoding histone H1 translates to MEKFNEVKELIASLEGDADKFYNKGNSAAGTRVRKGMQDLKNLAQAIRLEVQESKNKAEK
- the ftsA gene encoding cell division protein FtsA; protein product: MEKSIPQEKSSPIVVGLDIGTTKICAIVGRRSKNGKIEVLGIGKAESAGVTRGMVSNIDKTVQGILQAVDVAGSQSNVEIRIVNVGIAGQHIKSLQHRGLITRRDLNTEIGRKDIDKLIEDMYNLVMPPGEEIIHVLPQEFTVDNEPGIKDPIGMSGVRLEANFHIISGQVTAIKNIVKCVTKAQLESQELILEPLASSESVLSDEEKEAGVVLVDIGGGTTDVAIFHEGIIRHTAVIPFGGNSITEDIREGCSVMRNIAEQLKVRFGSALADENKENEIVCVPGLRGREAKEISVKNLAYIIQARIEEIIEHVYYEIKSSGYEKKLIAGIVITGGGAQLKHLSQLVEYVTGLDCRIGYPNEHLAKNEVLPKGTYEELQSPTFATGIGLLIKGIQKMEYNNQAVTLPAAKVEKAKYTDERKFGLLGKILETGKKFIKDDIKDEDFLK
- a CDS encoding aminotransferase class I/II-fold pyridoxal phosphate-dependent enzyme; the encoded protein is MDLFDKISKNLGGPIGMHQKWSHGYFSFPKLEGEISAHMNFNGKEHLVWSLNNYLGLANHPEVRKADAQAAADYGMAYPMGARMMSGNTKEHESLEQGLAEFVGMEAGFLLNYGYQGMVSIIDTLVDRNDVIVYDAESHACIIDGVRLHMGKRYVYQHNDIESFEKQLERATKLTEQTGGGILVITEGVFGMSGAQGKLKEIVALKDKYNFRLLIDDAHGFGTMGPTGAGTHEEQDCIEGVDVYFGTFAKSMAGIGAFVAAKADIIAYLRYNMRSQTFAKALPMPMVIGLQKRFELLKSKPELREKLWTIAHTLQAGLKERGFDIGNTNTMVTPVFLKGELLEATSLTRDLRENYGIFCSIVVYPVIPKGLIVLRLIPTATHSLEDVQRTLDAYSEVAQKLKEGVYKEDSMAIA
- the dapA gene encoding 4-hydroxy-tetrahydrodipicolinate synthase; this encodes MEMFHGTGVAMVTPFDANGQVDYAGLENLIDYLVEGGINYLVSLGTTGESATLNKEEKKKIWAFTAEKVNKRVNLVAGIGGNNTHEVVEAVKEFDTNGYDAILSASPYYNKPTQEGIYQHYKAIAESAALPIILYNVPGRTGSNVSAETTVRLANDFKNIIGTKEASGNFDQFNQIMRDKPADFLFISGDDPVTLPMMAMGAVGLISVIGNALPKQLSTMVNTCLSGNFKAAQQGHYELIEFTRLMFADGSPGGIKTALKQLGVCGDALRLPLVQVSEPVANKIAAELKSIVG